A single region of the Alteriqipengyuania flavescens genome encodes:
- the tgt gene encoding tRNA guanosine(34) transglycosylase Tgt — protein MTSRFSFTIDATDGVARTGRISMLRGDIRTPAFMPVGTAATVKAMKPETVRQTGADIILGNTYHLMLRPGAERVARLGGLHDFMNWHRPILTDSGGYQVMSLSDLRKLTEEGVEFRSHIDGSKHMLTPERSMEIQRLLGSDIVMAFDECPRADQPRDVIARSMELSMRWAKRSRDGFDSGEEHAERAALFGIQQGALDEDLRRQSAQALTEIGFDGYAIGGLAVGEGQEAMFATLDFAPGQLPADRPRYLMGVGKPDDLVGAVERGVDMFDCVLPSRSGRNGQAFTWNGAINLRNARHAEDSDPLDPRCTCPTCGIYSRAYLHHLVKSGEILAAMLVTEHNISFYQQLMQAMRDAIADGRFAAFATDFRRDYCRE, from the coding sequence ATGACGAGCCGCTTTTCCTTCACCATCGACGCGACCGACGGGGTCGCGCGCACGGGCCGCATATCCATGCTGCGCGGCGATATCCGCACGCCTGCCTTCATGCCGGTCGGCACGGCCGCCACGGTCAAGGCGATGAAGCCGGAAACGGTGCGGCAGACGGGTGCCGACATCATCCTGGGCAACACCTATCACCTGATGCTGCGCCCGGGCGCGGAGCGGGTCGCTCGTCTCGGCGGCTTGCACGATTTCATGAACTGGCACCGCCCGATCCTGACCGACAGCGGCGGTTACCAGGTGATGAGCCTGTCGGACCTGCGCAAGCTGACCGAAGAAGGGGTCGAATTCCGCAGCCACATCGACGGCAGCAAGCACATGTTGACGCCGGAACGCAGCATGGAAATACAGCGCCTGCTCGGCAGCGATATCGTGATGGCCTTCGACGAATGCCCGCGCGCCGACCAACCGCGCGACGTGATCGCCCGTTCGATGGAACTGTCGATGCGCTGGGCAAAGCGCAGCCGCGACGGGTTCGACAGCGGCGAAGAGCACGCGGAGCGCGCCGCGCTGTTCGGCATCCAACAGGGCGCGCTGGACGAGGACTTGCGCCGCCAGTCCGCCCAGGCGCTGACCGAGATCGGCTTCGACGGCTACGCCATCGGCGGCCTTGCCGTGGGCGAGGGGCAGGAAGCCATGTTCGCCACGCTGGACTTCGCGCCCGGGCAGCTGCCGGCCGACCGCCCGCGCTACCTGATGGGCGTCGGCAAGCCCGACGACCTCGTCGGCGCGGTCGAGCGCGGGGTCGACATGTTCGATTGTGTGCTGCCGAGCCGCTCGGGCCGCAACGGCCAGGCGTTTACGTGGAACGGCGCGATCAACCTGCGCAACGCGCGACACGCAGAGGACAGCGACCCGCTAGACCCGCGCTGCACCTGTCCGACCTGCGGCATATACAGCCGCGCATATCTCCACCATCTCGTGAAGTCGGGGGAAATCCTCGCCGCGATGCTGGTGACGGAGCACAATATCTCCTTCTACCAGCAGCTGATGCAAGCGATGCGCGATGCGATTGCGGATGGGCGCTTTGCCGCCTTCGCCACCGATTTCCGCCGCGATTATTGCCGAGAATAG